A genomic stretch from Setaria viridis chromosome 1, Setaria_viridis_v4.0, whole genome shotgun sequence includes:
- the LOC117853505 gene encoding SUN domain-containing protein 2: MSASTAAIPTANTNGNHALSLDSHSSQDVRRRTVVVAKKKASPELLAEGGVNGISEDKIASKKDLSHTIRGESVLDKPKYSSEARKDAVASAAAERRKKISTKQEKAKWVTALSVLVKLCLLISAITWMGQLVWRWQNGELSFTTLDMESRLSKVEGFKKTTKMLQVQLDILDKKLGNEIDKTKRDITKQFETRGNELEKKMKALEDKTGKLDKSIAELRDMGFLSKKEFEEILSQLKEKKGLGGTDDDITLEDIRLYAKEIVEIEIARHSADGLGMVDYALGSGGGKVVSHSEPFMNGKNYFHSRNSVHKTAQKMLEPSFGQPGECFALKGSSGFVDVKLRTGIIPEAVTLEHVDKSVAYDRSSAPKDFQVRGQYQVSQEDSDKDSNAMATLGEFSYNLDNSNAQTFQLERSANPQAVNMVRFEFSSNHGNSELTCIYRFRVHGTEPGTLSIAA, from the exons ATGTCAGCCTCCACTGCTGCGATTCCAACTGCGAATACAAATGGGAACCATGCATTAAGTTTGGACTCACATTCTAGCCAAGATGTTAGGCGACGGACAGTTGTTGTTGCAAAGAAGAAAGCCTCGCCTGAGCTTCTCGCTGAAGGTGGAGTCAATGGGATTTCAGAAGATAAGATTGCAAGCAAGAAGGATCTTAGTCATACTATCCGTGGAGAATCAGTTCTTGACAAGCCAAAATATTCATCAGAGGCAAGGAAAGATGCGGTTGCTTCAGCAGCTGCTGAACGTCGAAAGAAAATCTCTACTAAACAAGAAAAGGCCAAGTGGGTAACTGCCTTAAGTGTGCTGGTGAAACTGTGCCTTCTTATTTCAGCTATCACTTGGATGGGGCAGTTGGTTTGGAGATGGCAAAATGGTGAATTATCATTTACAACACTGGATATGGAGAGCAGGCTATCCAAGGTGGAGGGGTTCAAGAAGACAACCAAGATGCTTCAAGTACAGCTGGACATTTTGGATAAGAAGCTAGGAAATGAGATTGACAAAACAAAAAGGGATATCACCAAGCAATTTGAGACCAGAGGTAATGAGTTAGAGAAAAAGATGAAGGCATTGGAAGACAAAACTGGAAAGTTAGACAAGTCAATAGCTGAGCTTAGGGACATGGGATTTCTTTCTAAGAAAGAATTTGAGGAGATTTTGAGTCAgttgaaggaaaagaagggaTTGGGTGGTACAGATGATGACATAACCTTGGAAGATATAAGGCTATATGCCAAAGAGATAGTTGAGATCGAGATAGCAAGGCATTCTGCTGATGGCCTTGGTATGGTGGATTATGCCCTCGGATCTGGTGGTGGAAAAGTAGTAAGTCATTCAGAGCCTTTCATGAATGGCAAGAACTATTTCCATAGTCGCAACAGTGTGCATAAAACAGCCCAAAAGATGCTGGAGCCAAGTTTTGGGCAGCCAGGAGAGTGTTTTGCGCTGAAGGGAAGTAGTGGGTTTGTGGATGTGAAGCTAAGAACAGGAATAATTCCTGAGGCGGTCACTCTAGAGCATGTTGACAAG AGTGTGGCCTACGATAGATCTAGTGCTCCAAAGGATTTCCAGGTCCGTGGACAGTACCAAGTATCACAAGAGGATTCAGACAAGGATTCAAATGCGATGGCTACTTTAGGGGAGTTCTCTTATAACCTTGACAACAGCAATGCCCAGACCTTCCAACTAGAGAGAAGCGCCAATCCACAAGCTGTCAACATGGTTCGGTTTGAATTCTCCTCAAACCACGGGAACTCGGAACTTACATGCATCTATCGCTTCAGGGTGCATGGTACAGAGCCTGGCACCCTCAGCATTGCAGCATGA
- the LOC117853656 gene encoding ribosomal RNA small subunit methyltransferase — translation MAGGKIQKKRHGAAGGAGGGGGRLQGGIPFEKSKGQHILRNPAQVDSIVAKAGLKPTDTVLEIGPGTGNLTKRLLEAGVKAVVAVELDPRMVLELNRRFQGHPLSSRLKVIQGDVLKCDLPYFDICVANIPYQISSPLTFKLLSHRPIFRCAVIMFQREFAMRLVAQPGDSLYCRLSVNVQLLSRVSHLLRVPRNNFRPPPKVDSSVVRIEPTKPLPSVSFKEWDGLVRICFNRKNKTLGSIFKQKRVLELLEKNYKTMQSLQLTQDAEMGEEKMSADDVALLANMVEDLSMETGDEKEDDEMEMDDADMVGGGAASFKEKIMGILQQGDFAEKRGSKLGQEDFSNLLSLFNKAGIHFS, via the exons ATGGCTGGGGGCAAGATCCAGAAGAAGCGccacggcgcggcggggggcgctggaggagggggcggccggcTGCAGGGCGGGATCCCGTTCGAGAAGTCCAAGGGGCAGCACATCCTGCGGAACCCCGCGCAGGTGGACTCCATCGTCGCCAAGGCCGGGCTCAAGCCCACCGACACCGTCCTCGAGATCGGGCCGGGCACGGGAAACCTCACCAAGCGCCTCCTCGAGGCGGGGGTCaaggccgtcgtcgccgtcgagctcgaCCCGCGCATGGTGCTCGAGCTCAACCGCCGGTTCCAGGGGCACCCGCTCTCCTCGCGCCTCAAG GTTATCCAAGGAGATGTCCTCAAATGTGATCTCCCGTACTTTGATATATGTGTGGCAAACATCCCGTACCAGATCTCATCTCCCCTGACGTTCAAGCTTCTGTCACACCGTCCAATCTTTAGGTGTGCTGTGATCATGTTTCAACGGGAATTTGCCATGAGACTTGTGGCGCAGCCTGGGGACAGTCTCTACTGTCGTCTCTCCGTGAACGTGCAGCTCTTGTCTCGAGTGTCACATCTTCTGAGGGTTCCAAGGAACAACTTCAGGCCTCCACCCAAGGTTGATTCATCAGTTGTGCGTATCGAGCCCACGAAGCCCCTCCCTTCTGTCAGCTTCAAGGAGTGGGATGGGCTTGTGAGGATTTGTTTCAACAGGAAGAACAAGACCTTGGGCTCCATCTTCAAGCAGAAACGTGTCCTTGAGTTGCTAGAGAAGAACTACAAGACCATGCAGTCTCTCCAACTTACTCAAGATGCAGAGATGGGCGAGGAGAAGATGTCTGCAGACGACGTTGCATTGCTAGCTAATATGGTTGAAGATCTGAGCATGGAGACTGGCGATGAGAAGGAAGATGATGAGATGGAAATGGATGATGCAGACATGGTGGGAGGTGGTGCTGCAAGCTTTAAAGAAAAGATCATGGGTATATTGCAACAGGGTGATTTTGCAGAAAAGAGAGGCTCCAAGCTGGGTCAAGAAGATTTCTCTAACTTGCTGTCTCTCTTCAACAAAGCTGGTATACATTTCTCGTGA